A portion of the Pogoniulus pusillus isolate bPogPus1 chromosome 6, bPogPus1.pri, whole genome shotgun sequence genome contains these proteins:
- the RBM20 gene encoding RNA-binding protein 20 isoform X1: MVPAAAMSQAPAPRGPDPPESDAHSGAPSRGPGRGMPPPPSLPQLLHNAAKLLEKSPFSVGAPSPLLPSPASLQLAQLQAQLTLHRLKLAQTAVTNNPAAATVLNQVLSKVAMSQPLFNQLRHPTMMNTPQGHAAGPPQGPNIASTRFPSGGIAFPAQTPALATPGGGLGPVQAQTPNAIVMSPFGGVMAPASGQQPMVVGLNKAGASSSAAVGGFYEYNKQNTTAATPQAYTLEGDQPGQHGFLAGGAHAASSVTGPRYEGHFGAPNQLQQEAAVAFPKEAYGAAAQHGAARPFPSDPHASSHPKGEPGPVLHGSSTSNQWENIPNFSSQNKPDLMPGDSLWPSASQQQYEIRNEIYNPEEPTPDTKFSAATPPAFGRLNHSKQSFGSPRMRQKEERSGGVPDLPARSLPPHQLGDLHGTAPLHFPHVCTLCDKKIFDLKDWDQHIKGSLHIQKCMAFSDNTGIRCVLNSADGALHLSPNNAAVFNPSSIEDYPPNVGASFITTSARSFGQPGPTFSSPSSGFPQRKSTLGRVVHICNLPEGSCTENDVINLGLPFGKVTNYILMKSTNQAFLEMAYSEAAQAMVQYYKEKPAMINDDKLLIRMSKRYKELQLKKPGKNVAAIIQDIHSQRERDLMRELDSRYGTERPRSRSPISRSLSPRSHTPSFTSCSSPHSPMGTGRTDWGNGRESWDQSPYSRREEDRDSREWRENGDEKRDRTDTWLHERKHYSRQLDKFDLDERIEGSRGHREKYLRSGSPGSLHPLSGYKSREDDYYRKTSKSKSDKFQRQQQDLPGRSKRKEEGKSRERRHSYSEDAARDEVAEQKHSKASEGSRQKQSDKNKVKKAEKDQEEDAAAEDSDVKETKPLKNEHGKEEQVPEESSPSADKQGKESGEILENTRKEKDRDWESGSEIEGETWYPTNMEELVTVDEVGEDDLIMEPDITELEEIVPVDQKNKTASEVCPCMSDTLELKNDHSHLTRTEDKFAQEALETNFGSAKGSVASGCQDDDEDDDNDDVVTEASSINLDSQQKPEELHEDQSAKESDAQQKEGKIDKSPDTCLELEDHHTPSVNLKGETLHLPDTFVDEYKQMGSQGAESGEVMEMLVKNTSEERRHGSQECPEAKANSRYLETRSLEYPEGDSNRRHSPPGWEQEDVFTELSIPLGVEFVVPRTGFYCKLCGLFYTNEETAKTNHCRSTVHYKNLQKYLSQLAEESLKMKEEGSHLPQDDTGIVPHFAKKKL; the protein is encoded by the exons TGCTGCCAAGCTCCTGGAGAAGAGTCCATTCTCTGTTGGTGCCCCGAGCCCCCTGCTCCCCTCGCCGGCAAGCCTGCAGCTGGCgcagctccaggcacagctcaCGCTCCACAGGCTGAAGTTGGCTCAGACTGCCGTCACCAAcaacccagctgctgccactgtcCTCAACCAGGTGCTCTCCAAAGTGGCCATGTCTCAGCCACTCTTCAACCAGCTGAGGCACCCCACCATGATGAACACCCCACAGGGCCATGCTGCAGGACCACCACAGGGGCCCAACATTGCCAGCACAAGGTTCCCCTCTGGTGGCATTGCCTTTCCGGCCCAGACCCCAGCCTTAGCCACACCAGGAGGTGGCCTGGGTCCTGTCCAGGCTCAGACCCCCAACGCCATTGTCATGAGTCCCTTTGGAGGTGtcatggctccagcctctggccaGCAACCCATGGTGGTGGGTCTAAACAAGGCAGgtgcctccagttctgctgctgtgggggGCTTTTATGAGTACAACAAGCAAAACACTACCGCTGCCACCCCTCAGGCATACACCTTGGAGGGGGACCAGCCTGGCCAGCACGGCTTCCTTGCCGGCGGGGCCCATGCAGCCTCCTCAGTGACGGGGCCACGCTACGAGGGTCACTTTGGGGCTCCcaaccagctgcagcaggaggcagcggTGGCCTTTCCCAAGGAGGCCTACGGAGCAGCGGCACAGCATGGAGCAGCACGGCCCTTCCCCAGCGACCCGCACGCCAGCTCCCATCCGAAAGGAGAGCCTGGCCCTGTCTTGCATGGCAGCAGTACAAGCAACCAGTGGGAAAATATCCCTAATTTCTCCAGCCAAAACAAGCCTGACCTCATGCCCGGCGACAGCCTGTGGCCGTCAGCAAGTCAGCAGCAGTATGAAATAAGAAACGAGATCTACAACCCTGAAGAGCCGACACCTGACACAAAGTTCAGTGCAGCCACCCCCCCAGCCTTCGGCCGCCTCAACCACAGCAAGCAGAGCTTCGGCAGCCCTCGCATGAGGCAGAAGGAGGAGCGGAGCGGGGGTGTGCCTGACCTGCCCGCCCGCTCCCTGCCGCCGCACCAGTTGGGCGACCTCCACGGCACGGCCCCACTCCACTTCCCCCACGTCTGCACCCTCTGTGACAAGAAGATCTTCGATCTGAAG GATTGGGATCAGCACATTAAAGGAAGTCTTCACATCCAAAAATGTATGGCTTTTTCAGATAA caCTGGTATTCGTTGTGTGTTGAACTCAGCAGATGGAGCATTGCATTTATCACCAAACAATGCAGCAGTTTTTAATCCATCTAGTATCGAAG ATTATCCACCAAATGTCGGCGCATCATTTATCACTACATCAGCAAGATCCTTTGGGCAGCCAGGTCCtacattttcttctccttcatcaGGG TTTCCCCAGAGGAAATCTACACTGGGTCGCGTTGTTCACATCTGTAACCTCCCTGAGGGAAGCTGCACAGAGAATGATGTCATTAACCTGGGCCTCCCGTTTGGAAAGGTCACCAACTATATCCTCATGAAATCTACTAATCAG GCCTTTCTGGAAATGGCTTACAGTGAAGCAGCACAAGCCATGGTGCAGTACTACAAAGAAAAGCCTGCTATGATAAACGATGACAAGTTACTTATTAGGATGTCTAAACGATACAAGGAATTGCAGCTGAAG AAACCAGGTAAGAACGTGGCTGCTATTATCCAGGACATCCActcacagagggagagggaccTGATGCGTGAATTAGACAG caggTATGGCACGGAGAGGCCCCGCTCTCGCAGCCCCATAAGCCGCTCCCTATCACCCCGGTCGCACACTCCCAGCTTTACTTCCTGCAGTTCACCCCACAGCCCGATGGGAACTGGCAGGACTGACTGGGGAAATGGGAGGGAGTCGTGGGATCAGTCTCCGTATTCTCGACGGGAAGAggacagagacagcagagaatGGCGAGAGAATGGGGATGAGAAGAGGGACAGGACTGACACATGGTTACATGAGAGGAAACATTATTCCCGACAGCTGGACAAGTTTGATTTGGATGAACGGATTGAAGGAagcagggggcacagggaaAAATATTTAAGGAGTGGTTCCCCTGGCTCCCTTCACCCTTTATCTGGCTACAAGAGCAGAGAAGATGACTACTACCGAAAAACCTCCAAGTCAAAATCTGACAAgtttcagaggcagcagcaggatttaCCTGGCAGAtcgaagagaaaggaagagggcaAGTCAAGGGAACGCAGGCACTCTTACAGCGAGGATGCTGCCAGGGACGAGGTGGCTGAGcagaagcacagcaaagcaTCCGAGGGCTCCAGGCAAAAACAAAGTGATAAGAATAAAGTGAAGAAAGCCGAAAAAGACCAAgaggaagatgctgctgctgaagacagTGATGTGAAGGAAACCAAACCTCTCAAAAATGAG CATGGAAAAGAGGAGCAAGTTCCAGAGGAGAGCTCACCTTCGGCTGATAAACAAGGAAAAGAATCTGGAGAGATTCTGGAAAACacaagaaaagagaag GACCGAGACTGGGAGAGTGGAAGTGAGATAGAAGGTGAGACCTGGTATCCTACTAACATGGAGGAATTAGTGACAGTAGATGAAGTGGGAGAAGATGATTTAATTATGGAGCCTGATATAACTGAGCTCGAAGAAATAGTACCAGTTGatcagaaaaataaaactgCTTCAGAAGTGTGTCCCTGTATGTCAGACACATTAGAACTGAAAAATGATCACAGCCATTTAACCAGAACTGAAGACAAATTTGCCCAGGAAGCTTTAGAAACAAACTTCGGATCAGCAAAGGGCAGTGTAGCTTCTGGCTGTCAGGATGATGATGAAGATGATGATAATGATGATGTTGTAACTGAAGCATCAAGCATAAATCTGGACTCTCAGCAGAAGCCAGAGGAACTTCATGAAGACCAATCTGCTAAGGAGTCTGATgcccagcagaaggaaggaaaaattgATAAGAGCCCTGACACTTGTTTAGAGCTGGAAGATCACCATACACCTTCTGTTAATCTGAAAGGAGAGACTCTCCATCTCCCTGATACGTTTGTAGATGAGTACAAACAGATGGGATCACAAGGAGCTGAGAGTGGAGAAGTTATGGAAATGCTTGTTAAAAACACCAGTGAAGAAAGAAGACATGGAAGCCAAGAGTGTCCAGAGGCCAAGG CAAATTCTAGGTACCTCGAAACGAGATCTTTGGAATACCCAGAGGGAGACTCTAACAGGAGGCACTCTCCGCCAGGCTGGGAACAAGAGGATGTCTTCACCGAGCTCAGCATTCCCCTGG GTGTGGAATTTGTGGTGCCTAGAACTGGGTTTTACTGCAAGCTCTGTGGACTTTTCTACACAAATGAAGAGACAGCAAAGACAAATCACTGCAGAAGTACTGTTCATTACAAAAATCTTCAG
- the RBM20 gene encoding RNA-binding protein 20 isoform X2, producing the protein MVPAAAMSQAPAPRGPDPPESDAHSGAPSRGPGRGMPPPPSLPQLLHNAAKLLEKSPFSVGAPSPLLPSPASLQLAQLQAQLTLHRLKLAQTAVTNNPAAATVLNQVLSKVAMSQPLFNQLRHPTMMNTPQGHAAGPPQGPNIASTRFPSGGIAFPAQTPALATPGGGLGPVQAQTPNAIVMSPFGGVMAPASGQQPMVVGLNKAGASSSAAVGGFYEYNKQNTTAATPQAYTLEGDQPGQHGFLAGGAHAASSVTGPRYEGHFGAPNQLQQEAAVAFPKEAYGAAAQHGAARPFPSDPHASSHPKGEPGPVLHGSSTSNQWENIPNFSSQNKPDLMPGDSLWPSASQQQYEIRNEIYNPEEPTPDTKFSAATPPAFGRLNHSKQSFGSPRMRQKEERSGGVPDLPARSLPPHQLGDLHGTAPLHFPHVCTLCDKKIFDLKDWDQHIKGSLHIQKCMAFSDNTGIRCVLNSADGALHLSPNNAAVFNPSSIEDYPPNVGASFITTSARSFGQPGPTFSSPSSGFPQRKSTLGRVVHICNLPEGSCTENDVINLGLPFGKVTNYILMKSTNQAFLEMAYSEAAQAMVQYYKEKPAMINDDKLLIRMSKRYKELQLKKPGKNVAAIIQDIHSQRERDLMRELDRYGTERPRSRSPISRSLSPRSHTPSFTSCSSPHSPMGTGRTDWGNGRESWDQSPYSRREEDRDSREWRENGDEKRDRTDTWLHERKHYSRQLDKFDLDERIEGSRGHREKYLRSGSPGSLHPLSGYKSREDDYYRKTSKSKSDKFQRQQQDLPGRSKRKEEGKSRERRHSYSEDAARDEVAEQKHSKASEGSRQKQSDKNKVKKAEKDQEEDAAAEDSDVKETKPLKNEHGKEEQVPEESSPSADKQGKESGEILENTRKEKDRDWESGSEIEGETWYPTNMEELVTVDEVGEDDLIMEPDITELEEIVPVDQKNKTASEVCPCMSDTLELKNDHSHLTRTEDKFAQEALETNFGSAKGSVASGCQDDDEDDDNDDVVTEASSINLDSQQKPEELHEDQSAKESDAQQKEGKIDKSPDTCLELEDHHTPSVNLKGETLHLPDTFVDEYKQMGSQGAESGEVMEMLVKNTSEERRHGSQECPEAKANSRYLETRSLEYPEGDSNRRHSPPGWEQEDVFTELSIPLGVEFVVPRTGFYCKLCGLFYTNEETAKTNHCRSTVHYKNLQKYLSQLAEESLKMKEEGSHLPQDDTGIVPHFAKKKL; encoded by the exons TGCTGCCAAGCTCCTGGAGAAGAGTCCATTCTCTGTTGGTGCCCCGAGCCCCCTGCTCCCCTCGCCGGCAAGCCTGCAGCTGGCgcagctccaggcacagctcaCGCTCCACAGGCTGAAGTTGGCTCAGACTGCCGTCACCAAcaacccagctgctgccactgtcCTCAACCAGGTGCTCTCCAAAGTGGCCATGTCTCAGCCACTCTTCAACCAGCTGAGGCACCCCACCATGATGAACACCCCACAGGGCCATGCTGCAGGACCACCACAGGGGCCCAACATTGCCAGCACAAGGTTCCCCTCTGGTGGCATTGCCTTTCCGGCCCAGACCCCAGCCTTAGCCACACCAGGAGGTGGCCTGGGTCCTGTCCAGGCTCAGACCCCCAACGCCATTGTCATGAGTCCCTTTGGAGGTGtcatggctccagcctctggccaGCAACCCATGGTGGTGGGTCTAAACAAGGCAGgtgcctccagttctgctgctgtgggggGCTTTTATGAGTACAACAAGCAAAACACTACCGCTGCCACCCCTCAGGCATACACCTTGGAGGGGGACCAGCCTGGCCAGCACGGCTTCCTTGCCGGCGGGGCCCATGCAGCCTCCTCAGTGACGGGGCCACGCTACGAGGGTCACTTTGGGGCTCCcaaccagctgcagcaggaggcagcggTGGCCTTTCCCAAGGAGGCCTACGGAGCAGCGGCACAGCATGGAGCAGCACGGCCCTTCCCCAGCGACCCGCACGCCAGCTCCCATCCGAAAGGAGAGCCTGGCCCTGTCTTGCATGGCAGCAGTACAAGCAACCAGTGGGAAAATATCCCTAATTTCTCCAGCCAAAACAAGCCTGACCTCATGCCCGGCGACAGCCTGTGGCCGTCAGCAAGTCAGCAGCAGTATGAAATAAGAAACGAGATCTACAACCCTGAAGAGCCGACACCTGACACAAAGTTCAGTGCAGCCACCCCCCCAGCCTTCGGCCGCCTCAACCACAGCAAGCAGAGCTTCGGCAGCCCTCGCATGAGGCAGAAGGAGGAGCGGAGCGGGGGTGTGCCTGACCTGCCCGCCCGCTCCCTGCCGCCGCACCAGTTGGGCGACCTCCACGGCACGGCCCCACTCCACTTCCCCCACGTCTGCACCCTCTGTGACAAGAAGATCTTCGATCTGAAG GATTGGGATCAGCACATTAAAGGAAGTCTTCACATCCAAAAATGTATGGCTTTTTCAGATAA caCTGGTATTCGTTGTGTGTTGAACTCAGCAGATGGAGCATTGCATTTATCACCAAACAATGCAGCAGTTTTTAATCCATCTAGTATCGAAG ATTATCCACCAAATGTCGGCGCATCATTTATCACTACATCAGCAAGATCCTTTGGGCAGCCAGGTCCtacattttcttctccttcatcaGGG TTTCCCCAGAGGAAATCTACACTGGGTCGCGTTGTTCACATCTGTAACCTCCCTGAGGGAAGCTGCACAGAGAATGATGTCATTAACCTGGGCCTCCCGTTTGGAAAGGTCACCAACTATATCCTCATGAAATCTACTAATCAG GCCTTTCTGGAAATGGCTTACAGTGAAGCAGCACAAGCCATGGTGCAGTACTACAAAGAAAAGCCTGCTATGATAAACGATGACAAGTTACTTATTAGGATGTCTAAACGATACAAGGAATTGCAGCTGAAG AAACCAGGTAAGAACGTGGCTGCTATTATCCAGGACATCCActcacagagggagagggaccTGATGCGTGAATTAGACAG gTATGGCACGGAGAGGCCCCGCTCTCGCAGCCCCATAAGCCGCTCCCTATCACCCCGGTCGCACACTCCCAGCTTTACTTCCTGCAGTTCACCCCACAGCCCGATGGGAACTGGCAGGACTGACTGGGGAAATGGGAGGGAGTCGTGGGATCAGTCTCCGTATTCTCGACGGGAAGAggacagagacagcagagaatGGCGAGAGAATGGGGATGAGAAGAGGGACAGGACTGACACATGGTTACATGAGAGGAAACATTATTCCCGACAGCTGGACAAGTTTGATTTGGATGAACGGATTGAAGGAagcagggggcacagggaaAAATATTTAAGGAGTGGTTCCCCTGGCTCCCTTCACCCTTTATCTGGCTACAAGAGCAGAGAAGATGACTACTACCGAAAAACCTCCAAGTCAAAATCTGACAAgtttcagaggcagcagcaggatttaCCTGGCAGAtcgaagagaaaggaagagggcaAGTCAAGGGAACGCAGGCACTCTTACAGCGAGGATGCTGCCAGGGACGAGGTGGCTGAGcagaagcacagcaaagcaTCCGAGGGCTCCAGGCAAAAACAAAGTGATAAGAATAAAGTGAAGAAAGCCGAAAAAGACCAAgaggaagatgctgctgctgaagacagTGATGTGAAGGAAACCAAACCTCTCAAAAATGAG CATGGAAAAGAGGAGCAAGTTCCAGAGGAGAGCTCACCTTCGGCTGATAAACAAGGAAAAGAATCTGGAGAGATTCTGGAAAACacaagaaaagagaag GACCGAGACTGGGAGAGTGGAAGTGAGATAGAAGGTGAGACCTGGTATCCTACTAACATGGAGGAATTAGTGACAGTAGATGAAGTGGGAGAAGATGATTTAATTATGGAGCCTGATATAACTGAGCTCGAAGAAATAGTACCAGTTGatcagaaaaataaaactgCTTCAGAAGTGTGTCCCTGTATGTCAGACACATTAGAACTGAAAAATGATCACAGCCATTTAACCAGAACTGAAGACAAATTTGCCCAGGAAGCTTTAGAAACAAACTTCGGATCAGCAAAGGGCAGTGTAGCTTCTGGCTGTCAGGATGATGATGAAGATGATGATAATGATGATGTTGTAACTGAAGCATCAAGCATAAATCTGGACTCTCAGCAGAAGCCAGAGGAACTTCATGAAGACCAATCTGCTAAGGAGTCTGATgcccagcagaaggaaggaaaaattgATAAGAGCCCTGACACTTGTTTAGAGCTGGAAGATCACCATACACCTTCTGTTAATCTGAAAGGAGAGACTCTCCATCTCCCTGATACGTTTGTAGATGAGTACAAACAGATGGGATCACAAGGAGCTGAGAGTGGAGAAGTTATGGAAATGCTTGTTAAAAACACCAGTGAAGAAAGAAGACATGGAAGCCAAGAGTGTCCAGAGGCCAAGG CAAATTCTAGGTACCTCGAAACGAGATCTTTGGAATACCCAGAGGGAGACTCTAACAGGAGGCACTCTCCGCCAGGCTGGGAACAAGAGGATGTCTTCACCGAGCTCAGCATTCCCCTGG GTGTGGAATTTGTGGTGCCTAGAACTGGGTTTTACTGCAAGCTCTGTGGACTTTTCTACACAAATGAAGAGACAGCAAAGACAAATCACTGCAGAAGTACTGTTCATTACAAAAATCTTCAG